One Oreochromis niloticus isolate F11D_XX linkage group LG16, O_niloticus_UMD_NMBU, whole genome shotgun sequence genomic window carries:
- the LOC109194882 gene encoding uncharacterized protein LOC109194882, with product MEGLDEVTVSVLKANKPADIDSPDTHCPATLAKHYKTLQTLFNIKNPNHQDVSQLLDLEFSARRAFIDSNTIREEDRHKKVLEAYPCFKDIGHVMEELHRILDKDNGNFVNELKGRWQDFCQKVQFFGVWKKTLKPPMGMDKAEQALEILRVLPSLFPSTSAPPKRARDASEALVHVLEDQEDPNTYLMKRPLSCPVLIASPSNCILAVGDVPITTFPKDEVTEGALYLMAYYYTLHLTYPKCVATLLSVIQTEVLLDKINERDLTSSYKKSMADWNAFIGQ from the exons ATGGAAGGACTGGATGAGGTCACAGTGTCGGTTTTAAAGG CAAACAAGCCTGCAGATATCGACAGTCCAGACACCCACTGTCCAGCAACCTTGGCCAAACACTACAAGACCCTACAAACTTTGTTTAAtataaaaaacccaaaccacCAGGATGTCTCTCAGCTCCTGGATTTGGAATTTTCAGCCAGAAGAGCATTCATTGATTCAAATACTATTCGCGAGGAGGACAGACACAAAAAGGTTCTAGAAGCATATCCTTGCTTCAAGGACATTGGACAT GTGATGGAGGAGCTTCATCGCATTTTGGATAAAGATAATGGCAACTTCGTCAATGAACTGAAGGGAAGATGGCAAGATTTCTGCCAGAAGGTGCAGTTTTTTGGTGTATGGAAAAAGACGCTGAAGCCCCCAATGGGAATGGATAAAG CTGAACAGGCTCTTGAGATCCTGCGTGTGCTGCCATCACTGTTCCCATCCACCTCTGCTCCTCCAAAGAGGGCACGGGATGCGAGTGAGGCTCTGGTGCATGTCCTTGAG GACCAAGAAGACCCTAATACCTATTTGATGAAACGTCCTCTCTCCTGCCCAGTCCTGATCGCGAGTCCGTCCAACTGCATCCTAGCGGTAGGAGATGTGCCAATAACCACGTTTCCAAAAGACGAGGTTACGGAGGGTGCTTTATACCTTATGGCCTACTATTATACCCTACACCTTACATACCCAAAGTGTGTAGCCACTCTGCTTTCCGTCATACAGACGGAGGTTCTCTTGGACAAAATCAATGAGCGAGATCTCACATCATCTTACAAGAAGAGCATGGCTGACTGGAATGCTTTTATTGGCCAGTAG
- the LOC109194877 gene encoding uncharacterized protein LOC109194877 has translation MIWRCFICYVFLALSLRQRLSHINTMHSRSPDFRVVCGIDGCPSEYRVYNSFYYHVKRTHARHLLGVEADEEEGSTRHGLPEAGERTAPINQTNASSSVTDEGSSIPALTSGFQEDGEGHLNLDFYKHATAFLLQAKETHRLTQRAVNHIVSGIQQYQAVLLEHLKQEMSDTIERHFGDLDQLKSDTMGVFDQFVDPFTQIASTHLQDKTIKELLKPVEPEIIVTKLTVCYSKRGDSRVLAIKDHCFHYIPLVKSLEQLLSHPRMLAMIDERPKPCKDGQVVTASGERTIHGALISVCGDTLAQHEVAGFKEGVGFAYSKCRHCDCHFEDMQEKFNEDLFVKRTMASHNRQCNDIEKASTDFLKDNLKITCGIKRKSKLTESPHVDIINQTPQDIMHVILEGVAPYKIKCVLKNLVLSGQMNLDSFNSAILCFSYSPVDVRDKPCPISVSTLSSNDNKLKQSAGQMLVFLKILPFLMDKIGENHYTQMLRNMLEIIKILFSPIIAVSTLSRLKLLIELHLKHFKQLFPDENIIPKQHYLLHLPSQIKALGPTVRHMCMRFESKHCFFKQWALKSSFKNICKSLVKHNQLYECSQNVHEKHPIFFQVKSTWVQPLR, from the exons ATGATTTGGCGTTGCTTTATATGCTACGTGTTTTTAGCATTGAGTCTGAGACAACGTTTGAGTCACATTAATACCATGCACAGCCGCAGCCCTGACTTTCGCGTGGTGTGTGGAATTGATGGCTGTCCGAGTGAGTACAGAGTGTATAACTCCTTCTACTATCACGTAAAGCGGACACACGCGCGTCACCTTCTCGGAGTGGAAGCGGATGAGGAGGAAGGATCAACCCGCCACGGTTTACCTGAAGCAGGTGAAAGGACGGCTCCAATCAACCAAACTAACGCCAGTTCTTCAGTAACTGACGAGGGCTCAAGCATCCCCGCACTAACG AGTGGATTTCAAGAAGATGGAGAGGGTCACCTGAATCTTGACTTTTATAAACATGCAACTGCATTTCTTCTTCAAGCCAAGGAAACTCATCGACTGACACAG AGAGCTGTTAACCACATCGTGAGTGGAATCCAGCAATATCAGGCCGTATTATTGGAGCACCTAAAACAAGAAATGAGTGACACGATTGAGAGACATTTTGGGGACCTGGATCAACTAAAGAGTGACACAATGGGGGTATTTGACCAGTTTGTTGACCCTTTCACTCAAATTGCTTCCACCCATTTGCAGGACAAGACCATCAAAGAACTGTTAAAACCAGTTGAACCAGAGATTATTGTCACAAAACTAACAGTCTGTTATTCGAAGCGTGGAGACTCCAGAGTTCTTGCCATTAAGGACCATTGTTTTCATTACATACCGTTGGTGAAAAGTTTGGAGCAGCTGCTATCACATCCAAGAATGCTTGCAATGATTGATGAGAGGCCAAAGCCATGCAAGGATGGCCAAGTTGTCACTGCAAGTGGTGAGAGGACAATTCATGGGGCACTCATATCTGTGTGTGGAGACACTCTAGCTCAGCATGAAGTGGCTGGATTTAAGGAAGGAGTGGGTTTTGCCTACAGTAAATGCAGGCACTGCGACTGCCACTTTGAAGACATGCAGGAAAAATTTAATGAAGATTTGTTTGTTAAAAGGACCATGGCCAGTCATAACAGGCAATGTAATGACATTGAGAAAGCAAGTACTGACTTTCTGAAAGACAATCTAAAAATAACGTGTGGTATAAAGAGGAAAAGCAAGTTAACAGAATCTCCTCACGTTGATATAATCAATCAAACCCCACAAGACATCATGCATGTTATTCTTGAAGGCGTTGCCCCATATAAaatcaaatgtgttttaaagaaTCTTGTGCTTTCAGGGCAAATGAACTTAGATTCATTCAATAGTGCAATTCTGTGTTTCTCTTATTCTCCTGTTGATGTGAGGGATAAGCCTTGCCCCATATCTGTCAGTACGCTGTCATCAAATGACAATAAATTGAAACAGTCAGCTGGGCAGATGCTGGTTTTCTTAAAGATCCTTCCATTTCTTATGGACAAAATTGGAGAAAATCATTACACACAAATGCTACGTAACATGTTAGAGATCataaaaattctgttttcacCTATTATTGCTGTCTCAACTCTCTCCAGACTGAAGCTTTTAATAGAgctgcatttaaaacatttcaaacaactgtttccagatgaaaatattaTACCTAAACAGCATTATTTACTGCATCTTCCTTCTCAGATTAAGGCTCTTGGTCCTACAGTGAGGCATATGTGTATGCGCTTTGAGTCAAAACATtgtttcttcaagcagtggGCTCTGAAAAGTAGTTTTAAGAATATTTGTAAATCTCTTGTGAAGCACAACCAGCTTTATGAATGTAGTCAGAACGTGCATGAGAAACATCCCATTTTTTTTCAAGTGAAGTCGACATGGGTCCAGCCTCTGAGGTGA